GGGGAAAATGAAGGCCATCCTTCATAATCAGGCAATCAACAAACTTTACGACAAAATTGAGCCGGAAGTGCCGGAAGCTGTGCTGATCGATCAATTCGCAGAGCCTTCCATCTATTTCAAGCATCTCAGCGGCATTTCCTACCGTAAAGAAAATACTTTTTTCAGCACAAAAGCAGAAGGAATACACCTTGCGGTTGCAGCAGCTTCTATTTTGGCAAGATACGCCTTTCTTAAGGAGATGGATCGTCTGTCTGAAAAAGCTGGCATGACACTTCCTAAAGGTGCTGGAGCGAAGGTTGACGAAGCTGCAGCAGCAATAATTGCGAAAAAAGGAGAAAGCACATTAAGAAGCTTAACAAAGTTTCATTTTGCCAATACAGACAAAGCAAAAAAATTGGCTGCAAGAAAAAAGGATAGATGAAACCTAATAAAAAAAGCGGCAAAATCTTAATGATTTTGCCGCTTTTTTTTCACGATTTGTTCCAGGGAAATAAGAGACTCTCTATTTAATAAACTTTCAAATTTTCCTTTTGAGTATGGAATTTTCCCAATCACAGGCACCCCGCTCAAAATTTCAATCATCCGCACATTGTCCTGTTCCATTAAAGACTCTTCCTCAGACACATTGTTGATGATAAATCCAAGAATGGCTATACCATTTTTTTTGGCATATTCTGCAGTCAGCAATGAATGATTTATCGTTCCAAGTGAGGGATGAGTGACAATCAGGACAGGAATGTCTAGCTCTTTAATAAGATCTTTCGTTAAATAGATTTCATCTTCATTTTCGGCAAGAGGAACTGCGAGACCGCCTGCACCTTCTACGATCACAAGATCATTTTCTTTTTGAAGCTTGATATATTGATTGACCAAACGATTCTTGTCGATTTTAACACCTGATATTTTTGCGGCTAAATGGGGTGAAACGGGGTCTTCCAGACAGTATGTACAAAGCTCATCTTGCTGGTACGGAAGATTTGCAGCCAGACGATATTCTTCAATATCTTCTGCGACAAGAATACCCTCCTCCAGCCTTCCGCCGCTTTGAACTGGTTTGTACGGTACGGCTTTTATCCCGGAACGCTGAAGAATTCCAAGTAAATACGCCGTTACAAACGTTTTGCCAATGCCTGTGTCTGTACCGGTAACAAATATTCCGCTCATCCCTTAGCTGCCCCTGAATAGGACACTCGACCTTTTTCTAAAGGCCTGCGCACGGATTTATACAATCTTAATGCTAATAGCGAAGCTCCAAAACAAAGAAGCAAGTCGCCGAATATACTCAGCAAAAAACCGCTGTAAAATGCTGCACCAAAAGAAATCCCTGTTCCAATCCATGTGTTTAACGAGAGATATAAATAGCCTACACCGAACAAATAAACAATGATAAGACCGGTAAAATGAGCGTACAGAAAATGCTTCAGCTTCGGCTGATTACACCTCTCAAGGATATAGCCAAT
The window above is part of the Metabacillus dongyingensis genome. Proteins encoded here:
- the bioD gene encoding dethiobiotin synthase: MSGIFVTGTDTGIGKTFVTAYLLGILQRSGIKAVPYKPVQSGGRLEEGILVAEDIEEYRLAANLPYQQDELCTYCLEDPVSPHLAAKISGVKIDKNRLVNQYIKLQKENDLVIVEGAGGLAVPLAENEDEIYLTKDLIKELDIPVLIVTHPSLGTINHSLLTAEYAKKNGIAILGFIINNVSEEESLMEQDNVRMIEILSGVPVIGKIPYSKGKFESLLNRESLISLEQIVKKKRQNH
- a CDS encoding biotin transporter BioY; its protein translation is MKRSLSVYSISVVSMFAALTAVGAFIKIPMPVIPFTLQILFVYLAGALLGSKLGAMSQCLYIAIGLSGLPVFSSGGGLSYIFQPTFGYLVGFAAASFVIGYILERCNQPKLKHFLYAHFTGLIIVYLFGVGYLYLSLNTWIGTGISFGAAFYSGFLLSIFGDLLLCFGASLLALRLYKSVRRPLEKGRVSYSGAAKG